In Paramormyrops kingsleyae isolate MSU_618 chromosome 5, PKINGS_0.4, whole genome shotgun sequence, one DNA window encodes the following:
- the telo2 gene encoding telomere length regulation protein TEL2 homolog isoform X1, with protein sequence MEGPDTEAEVRLEVNRHVRTLCTSGDAVEVIETLKLLTCYLCDGSNTEFSETLMKEFNRVHYTRILKFLTSNLQADWLQRLNASQHRELWDRFFLSGPPDQAMLVLMDCIGTLSQSSGQDKVVDVLELYLQAGRLAVLLWTRCQGSNSSESPQLREMLLGRLVSLPDITANHLHPHNRPLFLPDHYYPLLAREINCTLEKTCRALRGGQDCSLGFVAQLLGKTCIQGHSKLLFRELAPRLCSSTRSDMVWQRVCWRLMENVPERWMESVVVGLVQAVDGPDALSRIMGNLVVKNKKAQFVVTHKLLLLQYKCESRVLRSLLGYLARDRERRPLLAQVLRALCQAWSSSSAVKHTPLEQQLYLSRCLLLCVGLLDDGELEELRADLRQCMLGGIQCRLDSAVVRIRRIGMVVGECLSSRLDAGGAQLKFEYDHDEETRDLLSMMDPHVSEEATVPADRPANRPAEQKESARSPGRPGSPLSSSAEQDPAGDAGSGSELDSDDELAPYDMSADREMPTAAPPRYLRDCLEALMSSKDAARVELSLRAAEGLVRRNVSAAREVGVELSKVLVHLEDSYCIPDFLALRRGAMVALVVTDTVPVVEFLTTEFYAVNYSLRQRLDVLEVLALSAQELSQPITEQGRPPRGAQPTNAVIPLAQNAPPLHWRQVVEQRIQSKTRRFAKGAASPTVTAAPNRYAPLAGFFFFPLLRNYDRPQVTFDLMGSDHLVLGRLVHTLGLLTHLAVNAPVATQMGKALLDFVWAVRYHSDQVVRQGVLFAVCAVFLTMPAQHLLPELSDLVPETRAWLAGRRVALCFLSPRQSLILTVSAALPLKLTFFFHLCVSLSSVNASSFTEVALSLVPFVLFLSVYKIIYSSGKKCRVHIIFFYLHF encoded by the exons ATGGAGGGACCAGACACAGAGGCAGAAGTGCGACTTGAGGTGAACCGGCATGTCAGAACACTCTGTACATCAGGGGATGCCGTGGAAGTGATCGAGACCCTCAAGTTACTGACCTGTTACCTGTGTGATGGGTCAAACACCGAGTTCTCCGAAACATTGATGAAAGAGTTCAACCGGGTGCATTATACCAGGATTTTAAAGTTCCTCACCAGTAACCTCCAAGCTGATTGGCTGCAGCGGCTCAATGCCTCTCAACACCGTGAACTTTGGGATAGGTTTTTCCTCAGCGGTCCACCAGACCAAGCAATGCTGGTGCTCATGGACTGCATTGGTACTCTCAG TCAAAGTTCGGGTCAGGATAAGGTGGTGGACGTCCTTGAGCTGTACCTTCAGGCTGGCCGCCTGGCAGTCCTGCTGTGGACTCGGTGCCAAGGGTCCAACTCCTCAGAGTCCCCACAGCTCAGAGAGATGCTTCTGGGACGCCTGGTGTCTTTGCCGGATATCACTGCCAACCACTTACATCCACACAACAGACCTCTCTTCCTGCCAGACCACTactaccccctgctggccagggaAATTAATTGCACACTGGAAAAGACCTGCAGGGCACTGAGAG GTGGACAGGATTGTTCCCTGGGTTTTGTAGCGCAGCTGCTGGGGAAAACATGCATACAGGGACATAGCA AGCTGCTGTTTCGGGAGCTGGCCCCACGCCTCTGCTCCAGCACTCGCTCCGACATGGTGTGGCAGCGGGTGTGCTGGCGACTCATGGAGAATGTTCCGGAGCGCTGGATGGAGAGCGTGGTCGTAGGGCTCGTGCAGGCCGTGGACGG ACCAGATGCCCTGTCCAGGATCATGGGGAATCTGGTGGTGAAGAATAAGAAGGCCCAGTTTGTGGTCACACACAAACTGCTGCTCTTACAGTACAAGTGCGAG AGCCGTGTCCTGAGGAGCCTTCTGGGATACCTGGCACGGGACAGGGAGCGCCGGCCGCTCCTCGCTCAG GTGCTGCGGGCGCTGTGCCAGGCCTGGTCCAGCAGCAGTGCTGTCAAACACACCCCCCTGGAGCAGCAACTCTACTTGAGCCGCTGTCTGCTGTTATGCGTGGGTCTGCTGGATGACGGCGAGCTGGAGGAGCTGCGGGCAG ATTTGCggcaatgcatgctgggaggGATCCAGTGCCGCCTGGACAGCGCCGTGGTGCGGATTCGCCGGATCGGCATGGTGGTCGGCGAGTGCCTGAGCTCCCGGCTGGACGCCGGCGGGGCCCAGCTGAAATTCGAG TATGACCATGATGAGGAGACTAGGGACCTGCTGTCCATGATGGACCCCCATGTGTCCGAGGAGGCCACCGTCCCCGCTGACAG ACCAGCGAACCGGCCTGCAGAGCAGAAGGAGAGTGCCAGGTCACCCGGGAGGCCAGGCTCACCGCTGAGCTCGTCGGCAGAGCAGGATCCGGCGGGTGACGCGGGCTCAGGCTCAGAGCTGGACAG CGACGATGAGCTGGCCCCCTACGACATGTCTGCCGATCGGGAGATGCCCACTGCCGCTCCCCCCCGGTACCTGCGGGATTGTTTGGAGG ccctcatGTCCTCTAAGGACGCCGCCCGGGTGGAGCTCAGCCTGCGGGCCGCGGAGGGCCTGGTGCGCCGGAACGTCTCGGCGGCCAGAGAG GTTGGCGTAGAGCTGAGCAAAGTGCTTGTGCACCTGGAGGATTCGTACTGCATTCCCGACTTCCTGGCACTACGGCGGGGAGCCATGGTGGCCCTTGTGGTCACCGACACCGTCCCT GTAGTTGAGTTCCTCACCACCGAGTTCTACGCTGTGAATTACAGCCTGCGGCAGCGCCTGGATGTCCTGGAG GTGCTCGCCCTGTCAGCCCAGGAGCTatcccagccaatcacagagcagGGCCGGCCTCCCCGGGGGGCTCAGCCCACCAATGCGGTGATACCCCTCGCCCAGAATGCCCCGCCTCTGCACTGGAGGCAGGTGGTGGAACAGCGCATTCAGAGCAAGACCCGCCGCTTTGCTAAA GGTGCTGCCTCTCCGACCGTCACGGCGGCTCCCAACCGCTATGCTCCTCTTGCTGGCTTCTTCTTCTTCCCGTTGCTGCGTAACTATGACAG GCCGcaggtgacctttgacctcatgGGGAGTGACCACCTGGTGCTGGGGAGGCTGGTGCACACGCTGGGCCTGCTGACGCACCTGGCGGTAAACGCGCCG GTGGCCACTCAGATGGGCAAGGCTCTACTGGACTTTGTGTGGGCTGTCCGTTACCATAGCGACCA GGTGGTCCGGCAGGGCGTCCTCTTCGCAGTCTGTGCCGTTTTCCTCACCATGCCTGCCCAGCACCTGCTGCCGGAGCTCAGCGATCTCGTGCCGGAGACGAGGGCCTGGCTGGCAGGTAGGAGGGTGGCTCTCTGCTTCCTCTCTCCCCGGCAGAGCCTCATACTGACAGTATCTGCAGCCCTGCCATTAAaactcacttttttttttcacttgtgTGTTTCACTGTCATCAGTAAATGCATCATCATTCACAGAAGTAGCACTCTCATTAGtgccttttgttttgttcctctcTGTATATAAGattatatacagctctggaaaaaaatgtagagtccatattatttttttttatttgcatttttaa
- the telo2 gene encoding telomere length regulation protein TEL2 homolog isoform X3, with amino-acid sequence MEGPDTEAEVRLEVNRHVRTLCTSGDAVEVIETLKLLTCYLCDGSNTEFSETLMKEFNRVHYTRILKFLTSNLQADWLQRLNASQHRELWDRFFLSGPPDQAMLVLMDCIGTLSQSSGQDKVVDVLELYLQAGRLAVLLWTRCQGSNSSESPQLREMLLGRLVSLPDITANHLHPHNRPLFLPDHYYPLLAREINCTLEKTCRALRGGQDCSLGFVAQLLGKTCIQGHSKLLFRELAPRLCSSTRSDMVWQRVCWRLMENVPERWMESVVVGLVQAVDGPDALSRIMGNLVVKNKKAQFVVTHKLLLLQYKCESRVLRSLLGYLARDRERRPLLAQVLRALCQAWSSSSAVKHTPLEQQLYLSRCLLLCVGLLDDGELEELRADLRQCMLGGIQCRLDSAVVRIRRIGMVVGECLSSRLDAGGAQLKFEYDHDEETRDLLSMMDPHVSEEATVPADRPANRPAEQKESARSPGRPGSPLSSSAEQDPAGDAGSGSELDSDDELAPYDMSADREMPTAAPPRYLRDCLEALMSSKDAARVELSLRAAEGLVRRNVSAAREVGVELSKVLVHLEDSYCIPDFLALRRGAMVALVVTDTVPVVEFLTTEFYAVNYSLRQRLDVLEVLALSAQELSQPITEQGRPPRGAQPTNAVIPLAQNAPPLHWRQVVEQRIQSKTRRFAKGAASPTVTAAPNRYAPLAGFFFFPLLRNYDRPQVTFDLMGSDHLVLGRLVHTLGLLTHLAVNAPVATQMGKALLDFVWAVRYHSDQVVRQGVLFAVCAVFLTMPAQHLLPELSDLVPETRAWLAEATLSSRLLPGSKFLRQQYKRIR; translated from the exons ATGGAGGGACCAGACACAGAGGCAGAAGTGCGACTTGAGGTGAACCGGCATGTCAGAACACTCTGTACATCAGGGGATGCCGTGGAAGTGATCGAGACCCTCAAGTTACTGACCTGTTACCTGTGTGATGGGTCAAACACCGAGTTCTCCGAAACATTGATGAAAGAGTTCAACCGGGTGCATTATACCAGGATTTTAAAGTTCCTCACCAGTAACCTCCAAGCTGATTGGCTGCAGCGGCTCAATGCCTCTCAACACCGTGAACTTTGGGATAGGTTTTTCCTCAGCGGTCCACCAGACCAAGCAATGCTGGTGCTCATGGACTGCATTGGTACTCTCAG TCAAAGTTCGGGTCAGGATAAGGTGGTGGACGTCCTTGAGCTGTACCTTCAGGCTGGCCGCCTGGCAGTCCTGCTGTGGACTCGGTGCCAAGGGTCCAACTCCTCAGAGTCCCCACAGCTCAGAGAGATGCTTCTGGGACGCCTGGTGTCTTTGCCGGATATCACTGCCAACCACTTACATCCACACAACAGACCTCTCTTCCTGCCAGACCACTactaccccctgctggccagggaAATTAATTGCACACTGGAAAAGACCTGCAGGGCACTGAGAG GTGGACAGGATTGTTCCCTGGGTTTTGTAGCGCAGCTGCTGGGGAAAACATGCATACAGGGACATAGCA AGCTGCTGTTTCGGGAGCTGGCCCCACGCCTCTGCTCCAGCACTCGCTCCGACATGGTGTGGCAGCGGGTGTGCTGGCGACTCATGGAGAATGTTCCGGAGCGCTGGATGGAGAGCGTGGTCGTAGGGCTCGTGCAGGCCGTGGACGG ACCAGATGCCCTGTCCAGGATCATGGGGAATCTGGTGGTGAAGAATAAGAAGGCCCAGTTTGTGGTCACACACAAACTGCTGCTCTTACAGTACAAGTGCGAG AGCCGTGTCCTGAGGAGCCTTCTGGGATACCTGGCACGGGACAGGGAGCGCCGGCCGCTCCTCGCTCAG GTGCTGCGGGCGCTGTGCCAGGCCTGGTCCAGCAGCAGTGCTGTCAAACACACCCCCCTGGAGCAGCAACTCTACTTGAGCCGCTGTCTGCTGTTATGCGTGGGTCTGCTGGATGACGGCGAGCTGGAGGAGCTGCGGGCAG ATTTGCggcaatgcatgctgggaggGATCCAGTGCCGCCTGGACAGCGCCGTGGTGCGGATTCGCCGGATCGGCATGGTGGTCGGCGAGTGCCTGAGCTCCCGGCTGGACGCCGGCGGGGCCCAGCTGAAATTCGAG TATGACCATGATGAGGAGACTAGGGACCTGCTGTCCATGATGGACCCCCATGTGTCCGAGGAGGCCACCGTCCCCGCTGACAG ACCAGCGAACCGGCCTGCAGAGCAGAAGGAGAGTGCCAGGTCACCCGGGAGGCCAGGCTCACCGCTGAGCTCGTCGGCAGAGCAGGATCCGGCGGGTGACGCGGGCTCAGGCTCAGAGCTGGACAG CGACGATGAGCTGGCCCCCTACGACATGTCTGCCGATCGGGAGATGCCCACTGCCGCTCCCCCCCGGTACCTGCGGGATTGTTTGGAGG ccctcatGTCCTCTAAGGACGCCGCCCGGGTGGAGCTCAGCCTGCGGGCCGCGGAGGGCCTGGTGCGCCGGAACGTCTCGGCGGCCAGAGAG GTTGGCGTAGAGCTGAGCAAAGTGCTTGTGCACCTGGAGGATTCGTACTGCATTCCCGACTTCCTGGCACTACGGCGGGGAGCCATGGTGGCCCTTGTGGTCACCGACACCGTCCCT GTAGTTGAGTTCCTCACCACCGAGTTCTACGCTGTGAATTACAGCCTGCGGCAGCGCCTGGATGTCCTGGAG GTGCTCGCCCTGTCAGCCCAGGAGCTatcccagccaatcacagagcagGGCCGGCCTCCCCGGGGGGCTCAGCCCACCAATGCGGTGATACCCCTCGCCCAGAATGCCCCGCCTCTGCACTGGAGGCAGGTGGTGGAACAGCGCATTCAGAGCAAGACCCGCCGCTTTGCTAAA GGTGCTGCCTCTCCGACCGTCACGGCGGCTCCCAACCGCTATGCTCCTCTTGCTGGCTTCTTCTTCTTCCCGTTGCTGCGTAACTATGACAG GCCGcaggtgacctttgacctcatgGGGAGTGACCACCTGGTGCTGGGGAGGCTGGTGCACACGCTGGGCCTGCTGACGCACCTGGCGGTAAACGCGCCG GTGGCCACTCAGATGGGCAAGGCTCTACTGGACTTTGTGTGGGCTGTCCGTTACCATAGCGACCA GGTGGTCCGGCAGGGCGTCCTCTTCGCAGTCTGTGCCGTTTTCCTCACCATGCCTGCCCAGCACCTGCTGCCGGAGCTCAGCGATCTCGTGCCGGAGACGAGGGCCTGGCTGGCAG aggctacactgagcagcaggctgcttccaggttcaaagtttctaagacagcagtacaaaagaataaggtga
- the telo2 gene encoding telomere length regulation protein TEL2 homolog isoform X2 produces MEGPDTEAEVRLEVNRHVRTLCTSGDAVEVIETLKLLTCYLCDGSNTEFSETLMKEFNRVHYTRILKFLTSNLQADWLQRLNASQHRELWDRFFLSGPPDQAMLVLMDCIGTLSQSSGQDKVVDVLELYLQAGRLAVLLWTRCQGSNSSESPQLREMLLGRLVSLPDITANHLHPHNRPLFLPDHYYPLLAREINCTLEKTCRALRGGQDCSLGFVAQLLGKTCIQGHSKLLFRELAPRLCSSTRSDMVWQRVCWRLMENVPERWMESVVVGLVQAVDGPDALSRIMGNLVVKNKKAQFVVTHKLLLLQYKCESRVLRSLLGYLARDRERRPLLAQVLRALCQAWSSSSAVKHTPLEQQLYLSRCLLLCVGLLDDGELEELRADLRQCMLGGIQCRLDSAVVRIRRIGMVVGECLSSRLDAGGAQLKFEYDHDEETRDLLSMMDPHVSEEATVPADRPANRPAEQKESARSPGRPGSPLSSSAEQDPAGDAGSGSELDSDDELAPYDMSADREMPTAAPPRYLRDCLEALMSSKDAARVELSLRAAEGLVRRNVSAAREVGVELSKVLVHLEDSYCIPDFLALRRGAMVALVVTDTVPVVEFLTTEFYAVNYSLRQRLDVLEVLALSAQELSQPITEQGRPPRGAQPTNAVIPLAQNAPPLHWRQVVEQRIQSKTRRFAKGAASPTVTAAPNRYAPLAGFFFFPLLRNYDRPQVTFDLMGSDHLVLGRLVHTLGLLTHLAVNAPVATQMGKALLDFVWAVRYHSDQVVRQGVLFAVCAVFLTMPAQHLLPELSDLVPETRAWLADMVEGDSDADCRSLAAQALALLERGLRASLEIPAEAPQA; encoded by the exons ATGGAGGGACCAGACACAGAGGCAGAAGTGCGACTTGAGGTGAACCGGCATGTCAGAACACTCTGTACATCAGGGGATGCCGTGGAAGTGATCGAGACCCTCAAGTTACTGACCTGTTACCTGTGTGATGGGTCAAACACCGAGTTCTCCGAAACATTGATGAAAGAGTTCAACCGGGTGCATTATACCAGGATTTTAAAGTTCCTCACCAGTAACCTCCAAGCTGATTGGCTGCAGCGGCTCAATGCCTCTCAACACCGTGAACTTTGGGATAGGTTTTTCCTCAGCGGTCCACCAGACCAAGCAATGCTGGTGCTCATGGACTGCATTGGTACTCTCAG TCAAAGTTCGGGTCAGGATAAGGTGGTGGACGTCCTTGAGCTGTACCTTCAGGCTGGCCGCCTGGCAGTCCTGCTGTGGACTCGGTGCCAAGGGTCCAACTCCTCAGAGTCCCCACAGCTCAGAGAGATGCTTCTGGGACGCCTGGTGTCTTTGCCGGATATCACTGCCAACCACTTACATCCACACAACAGACCTCTCTTCCTGCCAGACCACTactaccccctgctggccagggaAATTAATTGCACACTGGAAAAGACCTGCAGGGCACTGAGAG GTGGACAGGATTGTTCCCTGGGTTTTGTAGCGCAGCTGCTGGGGAAAACATGCATACAGGGACATAGCA AGCTGCTGTTTCGGGAGCTGGCCCCACGCCTCTGCTCCAGCACTCGCTCCGACATGGTGTGGCAGCGGGTGTGCTGGCGACTCATGGAGAATGTTCCGGAGCGCTGGATGGAGAGCGTGGTCGTAGGGCTCGTGCAGGCCGTGGACGG ACCAGATGCCCTGTCCAGGATCATGGGGAATCTGGTGGTGAAGAATAAGAAGGCCCAGTTTGTGGTCACACACAAACTGCTGCTCTTACAGTACAAGTGCGAG AGCCGTGTCCTGAGGAGCCTTCTGGGATACCTGGCACGGGACAGGGAGCGCCGGCCGCTCCTCGCTCAG GTGCTGCGGGCGCTGTGCCAGGCCTGGTCCAGCAGCAGTGCTGTCAAACACACCCCCCTGGAGCAGCAACTCTACTTGAGCCGCTGTCTGCTGTTATGCGTGGGTCTGCTGGATGACGGCGAGCTGGAGGAGCTGCGGGCAG ATTTGCggcaatgcatgctgggaggGATCCAGTGCCGCCTGGACAGCGCCGTGGTGCGGATTCGCCGGATCGGCATGGTGGTCGGCGAGTGCCTGAGCTCCCGGCTGGACGCCGGCGGGGCCCAGCTGAAATTCGAG TATGACCATGATGAGGAGACTAGGGACCTGCTGTCCATGATGGACCCCCATGTGTCCGAGGAGGCCACCGTCCCCGCTGACAG ACCAGCGAACCGGCCTGCAGAGCAGAAGGAGAGTGCCAGGTCACCCGGGAGGCCAGGCTCACCGCTGAGCTCGTCGGCAGAGCAGGATCCGGCGGGTGACGCGGGCTCAGGCTCAGAGCTGGACAG CGACGATGAGCTGGCCCCCTACGACATGTCTGCCGATCGGGAGATGCCCACTGCCGCTCCCCCCCGGTACCTGCGGGATTGTTTGGAGG ccctcatGTCCTCTAAGGACGCCGCCCGGGTGGAGCTCAGCCTGCGGGCCGCGGAGGGCCTGGTGCGCCGGAACGTCTCGGCGGCCAGAGAG GTTGGCGTAGAGCTGAGCAAAGTGCTTGTGCACCTGGAGGATTCGTACTGCATTCCCGACTTCCTGGCACTACGGCGGGGAGCCATGGTGGCCCTTGTGGTCACCGACACCGTCCCT GTAGTTGAGTTCCTCACCACCGAGTTCTACGCTGTGAATTACAGCCTGCGGCAGCGCCTGGATGTCCTGGAG GTGCTCGCCCTGTCAGCCCAGGAGCTatcccagccaatcacagagcagGGCCGGCCTCCCCGGGGGGCTCAGCCCACCAATGCGGTGATACCCCTCGCCCAGAATGCCCCGCCTCTGCACTGGAGGCAGGTGGTGGAACAGCGCATTCAGAGCAAGACCCGCCGCTTTGCTAAA GGTGCTGCCTCTCCGACCGTCACGGCGGCTCCCAACCGCTATGCTCCTCTTGCTGGCTTCTTCTTCTTCCCGTTGCTGCGTAACTATGACAG GCCGcaggtgacctttgacctcatgGGGAGTGACCACCTGGTGCTGGGGAGGCTGGTGCACACGCTGGGCCTGCTGACGCACCTGGCGGTAAACGCGCCG GTGGCCACTCAGATGGGCAAGGCTCTACTGGACTTTGTGTGGGCTGTCCGTTACCATAGCGACCA GGTGGTCCGGCAGGGCGTCCTCTTCGCAGTCTGTGCCGTTTTCCTCACCATGCCTGCCCAGCACCTGCTGCCGGAGCTCAGCGATCTCGTGCCGGAGACGAGGGCCTGGCTGGCAG acaTGGTGGAGGGAGACTCAGACGCAGACTGCCGCAGCCTGGCTGCCCAGGCCCTGGCCCTGCTGGAGAGGGGCCTCAGGGCGTCCCTGGAGATCCCGGCCGAGGCCCCCCAGGCCTGA
- the tmem204 gene encoding transmembrane protein 204, with amino-acid sequence MAVQRLVAAAVAVALLSLVLNNLAAFTSSWVLQALEDGRKRSVGLWKMCPVGERGRDTAGLGRSGPVMHRSCETLGWGSEYSGYKESRATVKLQFDMMRACNLMATVALTAGQLIFLLGLVELPFITQDSQWWEEAIAALFQLASFSLVIGLVTFYRIGPYTQLSYSCYVNIAACLLATLAAAMLIWNILNRRDDCLTPGVIVISRSLAAPFRPRLDNDYVESPC; translated from the exons ATGGCCGTGCAGCGGCTGGTGGCGGCAGCAGTGGCGGTGGCCCTGCTGTCCCTGGTGCTCAACAACCTGGCAGCCTTCACGTCCAGCTGGGTACTCCAGGCGCTGGAGGACGGGCGCAAGCGCAGCGTGGGACTCTGGAAGATGTGCCCTGTGGGCGAGCGGGGACGTGACACGGCAGGGTTGGGCCGCTCCGGACCGGTTATGCATCGCAGCTGTGAGACGCTGGGCTGGGGCTCCGAGTACTCGGGCTACAAGGAGTCACGGGCCACCGTCAAAC TGCAGTTCGACATGATGCGGGCCTGCAACCTGATGGCCACAGTGGCGCTCACTGCCGGTCAGCTCATCTTCCTTCTGGGCCTGGTGGAGCTGCCCTTCATCACCCAGGACTCCCAGTGGTGGGAGGAGGCCATCGCCGCGCTATTCCAGCTGGCCA GTTTCTCCCTGGTCATTGGGCTAGTGACGTTCTACCGCATCGGGCCGTACACCCAGCTCTCCTACTCCTGCTACGTGAACATCGCAGCCTGCTTGCTGGCCACGCTAGCCGCCGCCATGctcatctggaacatcctcaaTCGGCGTGACGACTGCCTCACGCCGGGCGTCATCGTCATCAGCCGCTCGCTGGCGGCACCCTTCCGCCCCCGCCTCGACAACGACTACGTGGAGTCGCCTTGCTGA